Part of the Terriglobia bacterium genome is shown below.
AGAAGACGGTCGCGGGGCCCGCGCCGTCGATCCGCGCCGACTCCTCCAGCTCCTTGGGGATCGTGTCGAAGTACCCCTTGAGCATCCAGACGCAGAAGGGGATCGACGTGGTCGCGTAGACCAGCACCAGGCTGATCCGCGTCGAGCCGAGACCGAGCCACTTCACCAGGATGATGTAGAGAGGGATCAGCATCAGCGTGCCGGGGAACATCTGGGAGACCAGGAAGGACATCAGGCCCGTCCGGCGGCCCGGGAACCGGAAGCGCGAGAACGCGTACGCCGCCGTGCAGGCCAGGAACACGCCGAGGACCGTCGTCGCCGCCGCGACGATCGCGCTGTTGAGGAGCCACAGGCCGAACGGCTGGTCGGTGAGGACCGACGAGAAATTGGAGAGCGAGAGATGGCTCGGCCACGGGACGACGGTGCGGAGCCGATCCAGGAGCGTCGGGTTCGGCGGGAGGTCCACGATCGCCAGGCTCTGCTTTCCCGAGAACGCGACCGTGATGACCCACAGGATGGGGTAGGTCGCGAGCAGCGTGAACACCACGAGGAACGCGTGCAGCAGGGCGTGGGGAACCTCGCCCGTCCTCGACCCCGATCCCCGCGCGCTCATATCCCCTCCGTCGCCCGCGTGATCCGGTTCTGCCAGGTCCCGTACAGCAGCAGGATGGCGAAGATCACGGTGGAGTAGGCGGCGGCGTACCCGTACCGGTACTGCTCGAACGCGAACTTGTACGCCTGCGTGATCAGGATCTCGGTGGAGTGCGAGGGC
Proteins encoded:
- a CDS encoding sugar ABC transporter permease; this translates as MSARGSGSRTGEVPHALLHAFLVVFTLLATYPILWVITVAFSGKQSLAIVDLPPNPTLLDRLRTVVPWPSHLSLSNFSSVLTDQPFGLWLLNSAIVAAATTVLGVFLACTAAYAFSRFRFPGRRTGLMSFLVSQMFPGTLMLIPLYIILVKWLGLGSTRISLVLVYATTSIPFCVWMLKGYFDTIPKELEESARIDGAGPATVFFRIILPLAKPAVAVTALFSFMTGWNEFIIAATFMDKETMYTAPVGLRFFVGGFSEQWGYFAAGSIIVSIPVVVLFMFLQRYLVSGLTAGAVKG